A single Anopheles arabiensis isolate DONGOLA chromosome 2, AaraD3, whole genome shotgun sequence DNA region contains:
- the LOC120897807 gene encoding guanine nucleotide-binding protein subunit beta-1, whose product MNELEALRQEAETLKNAIRDARKAACDTSLVQATNNLEPIGRIQMRTRRTLRGHLAKIYAMHWGSDSRNLVSASQDGKLIVWDSHTTNKVHAIPLRSSWVMTCAYAPSGNFVACGGLDNICSIYNLKTREGNVRVSRELPGHTGYLSCCRFLDDNQIVTSSGDMSCGLWDIETGQQCTSFLGHTGDVMALSLSPQCRVFVSGACDASAKLWDIREGQCKQTFPGHESDINAVTFFPNGHAFATGSDDATCRLFDIRADQELAMYSHDNIICGITSVAFSKSGRLLLAGYDDFNCNVWDTLKAERAGILAGHDNRVSCLGVTENGMAVATGSWDSFLRVWN is encoded by the coding sequence ATGAACGAGCTGGAGGCGCTGCGGCAGGAGGCGGAAACGCTGAAGAATGCGATCCGGGACGCGCGGAAGGCGGCCTGCGACACGTCGCTCGTCCAGGCGACGAACAATCTCGAACCGATCGGCCGGATACAGATGCGCACCCGGCGCACGCTCCGGGGCCATCTGGCGAAGATCTACGCGATGCACTGGGGGAGCGACTCGCGCAACCTGGTGTCGGCCTCGCAGGACGGCAAGCTGATCGTGTGGGACTCGCACACGACCAACAAGGTGCACGCGATCCCGCTGCGCTCCTCCTGGGTGATGACGTGCGCGTACGCCCCGTCCGGCAACTTTGTCGCGTGCGGCGGCCTGGACAACATCTGCTCGATCTACAATCTGAAGACGCGCGAGGGCAACGTGCGCGTGTCGCGGGAGCTGCCCGGCCACACGGGCTACCTGTCCTGCTGCCGGTTCCTGGACGACAACCAGATCGTGACGAGCTCGGGCGACATGTCGTGCGGGCTGTGGGACATCGAGACGGGCCAACAGTGCACCTCGTTCCTGGGGCACACCGGCGACGTGATGGCGCTGTCGCTGTCGCCCCAGTGCCGGGTGTTTGTCTCCGGGGCGTGCGATGCCTCCGCGAAGCTGTGGGACATCCGCGAGGGCCAGTGCAAGCAGACGTTCCCGGGCCACGAGAGCGACATCAATGCGGTCACCTTCTTCCCGAATGGGCACGCGTTTGCGACGGGCTCGGACGATGCCACCTGCAGGCTGTTCGACATTCGGGCCGACCAGGAGCTGGCCATGTACTCGCACGACAACATCATCTGCGGCATCACGTCCGTGGCGTTCTCGAAGTCgggccggctgctgctggcgggctACGATGACTTCAACTGCAACGTGTGGGACACGCTGAAGGCGGAACGGGCGGGCATACTGGCCGGGCACGACAACCGCGTGTCCTGCTTAGGCGTAACCGAGAACGGAATGGCGGTGGCGACAGGATCCTGGGACTCGTTCCTGCGAGTATGGAACTAA